A genomic segment from Prochlorothrix hollandica PCC 9006 = CALU 1027 encodes:
- a CDS encoding 4-hydroxybenzoate solanesyltransferase, protein MAPTHSPTPETPWLIIIRLLRWHKPAGRLILLIPALWAIFVAGQGQPPLALIGVIIVGTLATSAAGCVANDLWDRNIDTQVDRTRDRPLAARTLSVQVGAMVMAIAFGCALALALYLYQTHNSLTFWLSVGAFPFIVLYPGAKRVFPVPQLVLSLAWGFAVLISWTAVTGRLEPGTWWLWGAVVLWTLGFDTIYALSDREDDRKIGIHSSALFFGDRAPEAVGLFFLGTVALLGGLGMDQGFNGSYWLTLGLATALWIWQYGQLRQPRSRAIYGQLFSQNVLIGFVLLAGIIVDALGSSV, encoded by the coding sequence ATGGCTCCCACCCACTCCCCCACCCCCGAAACCCCGTGGTTGATTATTATTCGCCTATTGCGCTGGCATAAGCCCGCTGGCCGTCTGATTTTGCTGATTCCGGCCCTGTGGGCTATTTTTGTGGCGGGTCAGGGTCAACCGCCCCTAGCCCTGATTGGGGTGATTATTGTGGGCACCTTGGCCACCAGTGCGGCGGGGTGCGTGGCCAATGATCTCTGGGATCGCAACATTGATACCCAGGTGGATCGAACCCGCGATCGGCCCCTAGCCGCTCGAACCCTGTCGGTGCAAGTGGGAGCGATGGTGATGGCGATCGCCTTTGGTTGCGCCCTAGCCCTGGCTCTTTATCTCTACCAAACCCATAACAGCCTCACCTTTTGGCTATCGGTGGGCGCTTTTCCCTTCATTGTTCTCTATCCGGGAGCTAAGCGGGTCTTCCCGGTGCCCCAGTTAGTGCTGTCCTTGGCCTGGGGGTTTGCGGTGCTGATTAGTTGGACCGCAGTAACGGGCCGGTTAGAGCCAGGAACCTGGTGGCTTTGGGGAGCGGTAGTGCTGTGGACCTTGGGATTTGATACCATCTATGCCCTTAGCGATCGCGAAGACGATCGCAAAATTGGCATTCACTCCAGCGCCCTCTTTTTTGGCGATCGTGCTCCGGAAGCCGTGGGTCTCTTTTTCTTGGGTACAGTGGCCCTGCTGGGAGGGTTGGGGATGGATCAAGGGTTTAACGGCAGCTACTGGCTAACGTTGGGGCTAGCCACGGCTCTTTGGATTTGGCAATATGGACAACTGCGCCAACCGCGATCGCGGGCTATTTACGGTCAACTCTTTAGCCAAAATGTCCTCATTGGTTTTGTCCTTCTGGCAGGCATCATTGTTGATGCTTTGGGTTCATCAGTATAG
- the ygfZ gene encoding CAF17-like 4Fe-4S cluster assembly/insertion protein YgfZ → MTLLTLRELQARQGAVIDAAEAGAVPQTFGREAEAIAAVHQDQGVVLCDRSHWGCLDVLDRDRLRFLHNQSTNNFQTLQPGQGCETVFVTATARTLDLATAYVLADRVRLLLSPNRRQQIHDWLDRYIFPFDKVKLVDCSGEVGIFSLLGSHCGAWLQQLGIPDLPSAPHSHLTTEFQGSTVHLAQGSGLATEGYTLLVPGEQAAAAWHSLTETPGTPALPLGRQGWEQLRIQQGRPQPDRELTEDYNPLEAGLWQTVSFDKGCYIGQETIARLNTYKGVKQRLWGLRFQGQPEPGTLLTVADQRVGKVTSVVPTAEGSLGLGYIRTKAGGLGLQVQAGEVMGEVVPLAYVSHPALDPDSAVEST, encoded by the coding sequence ATGACCCTTCTAACACTCCGTGAACTTCAGGCTCGCCAGGGAGCCGTGATCGATGCCGCTGAAGCTGGTGCTGTCCCCCAAACCTTTGGCCGAGAGGCCGAGGCGATCGCTGCTGTCCATCAGGATCAGGGGGTGGTGCTGTGCGATCGCAGCCATTGGGGCTGTTTGGATGTTTTGGATCGCGATCGCCTGCGCTTTTTACATAACCAAAGCACCAATAATTTCCAAACCTTGCAACCGGGCCAAGGCTGCGAAACCGTCTTTGTGACCGCCACGGCCCGTACCCTCGATTTAGCTACCGCCTATGTGTTGGCCGATCGGGTGCGGCTGCTGCTGTCTCCCAACCGGCGACAACAGATTCATGACTGGCTCGATCGCTATATTTTTCCCTTTGATAAGGTCAAATTGGTGGATTGCAGCGGTGAGGTGGGGATTTTCAGTCTGCTGGGATCCCACTGTGGAGCCTGGTTACAGCAACTGGGCATCCCTGATCTACCCAGTGCCCCCCACAGCCACTTAACCACAGAGTTCCAGGGTTCCACGGTTCATCTGGCCCAGGGTAGCGGCCTCGCCACCGAGGGCTATACCCTCCTGGTGCCGGGGGAACAGGCGGCGGCAGCGTGGCACAGTCTCACGGAAACCCCAGGGACCCCAGCCCTGCCCCTGGGTCGCCAAGGCTGGGAACAGTTGCGCATTCAGCAAGGGCGACCCCAGCCCGATCGGGAACTGACGGAGGACTATAACCCCCTGGAGGCGGGACTGTGGCAAACGGTTTCCTTTGACAAGGGCTGCTACATTGGCCAGGAAACGATCGCCCGCCTTAATACCTATAAAGGGGTCAAGCAGCGCCTCTGGGGTCTGCGCTTCCAAGGTCAGCCGGAACCGGGAACCCTGCTCACTGTTGCTGACCAGCGGGTGGGTAAGGTCACCAGTGTCGTCCCCACGGCGGAGGGTTCCCTGGGGTTAGGGTATATCCGCACCAAGGCGGGGGGGCTGGGACTCCAGGTTCAGGCAGGGGAAGTGATGGGGGAGGTGGTACCCCTGGCCTATGTCAGCCATCCTGCCCTGGATCCCGATTCAGCGGTAGAATCTACCTAA